A section of the Verrucomicrobium sp. GAS474 genome encodes:
- a CDS encoding response regulator: MSAAHVLVVEDNEMNFKLAQRLLEIEGYRVSHAPDAESALVQIREQIPDLIALDIQLPEMDGFTFAEIIKKDAATRDIPILALSAHAMQEDVLRAKAIGIDGYITKPIDTRKFPEQVASCLAKRKKASEAASENPAPPAP, encoded by the coding sequence ATGAGCGCCGCCCACGTCCTAGTCGTCGAAGACAACGAGATGAACTTCAAGCTGGCCCAGCGCCTCCTGGAGATCGAGGGCTACCGCGTCTCCCACGCCCCCGACGCCGAGAGCGCCCTCGTCCAGATCCGGGAACAGATCCCCGACCTCATCGCCCTCGACATCCAGCTCCCCGAGATGGACGGCTTCACCTTCGCCGAGATCATCAAGAAGGACGCGGCGACCCGGGACATCCCCATCCTCGCCCTCTCCGCCCACGCCATGCAGGAAGACGTCCTGCGGGCCAAGGCCATCGGCATCGACGGCTACATCACGAAGCCGATCGACACCCGGAAATTCCCCGAGCAGGTCGCCTCCTGCCTCGCGAAGCGGAAAAAAGCATCGGAAGCCGCCTCCGAAAATCCCGCCCCCCCCGCGCCATGA
- a CDS encoding response regulator, whose protein sequence is MTILLIEDEEGDLKLVTRILAHEGHRIIGVHSAEEAIDLLDADREHPEVILTDLRLPRMDGVTLARHLKADPKTAAIPVAAMSSHIESYTVAEMIAAGFALILPKPLSGRTLPQQLVALLA, encoded by the coding sequence ATGACCATCCTCCTCATCGAGGACGAGGAAGGCGACCTCAAGCTCGTCACCCGCATCCTGGCCCACGAGGGCCATCGGATCATCGGCGTCCACAGCGCCGAGGAGGCCATCGACCTCCTCGATGCCGACCGGGAACACCCCGAAGTCATCCTCACCGACCTCCGGCTCCCCCGGATGGACGGCGTCACCCTCGCCCGCCACCTCAAGGCCGACCCGAAGACCGCCGCCATCCCCGTCGCCGCCATGAGCTCCCACATCGAGTCCTACACCGTCGCCGAGATGATCGCCGCCGGCTTCGCCCTCATCCTGCCGAAGCCCCTCAGCGGCCGCACCCTCCCCCAGCAGCTCGTCGCCCTCCTCGCCTGA
- a CDS encoding tetratricopeptide repeat protein, whose amino-acid sequence MKKKKISAAAKPAPSIPPGNPVELSSSAATATAVLPPSRFSPTQVAIGLALLTFLVYFRAICNGWTNFDDNVYVTENPDTLRGLTWENIVWAFSTWHAAFWQPLVWLSYQAEVSLFGTNPHFYHFTNVFWHVLDTVLLFFLIRTLTGTLWRSAFVAALFALHPLHVESVAWITERKDVLSAGFFFASILTYALYARAKKGERTGLYLGTLGLFVLGLMAKPMLVTFPLVLLLLDFWPLKRLSLASFLLAVATIVVPALGIGIAVTFPLDAGGILGLPLIPLGLAIPFFNRSVRRPLLDKVPFILLATVAAFVAVHAVADYNDLRPLSAYPLDMRIKNSIESYCAYLGNLFWPSDLIAFYIYPTVFPLYVVLPEALLLIGITVVAFREALRERRPWLLAGWFWFLGTLVPVIGIVKTGSFARADRYTYIPLVGLFIIVAWGLAEIAGSDARRRKIAAWAASAIVALLSLLTFVQIGQWEGTIPLFTRMIAIGGTENALAQYNLGLGYYDAQKQEPNPEKARLLLQQAEGRFREAFRIRPDYCQAHNNLGIVLMLLGRNDESFQNFEIAARLDPTHVPALDNFGHGLVERGRYAEAIAVLSRALALAPNDTRAHFSIGDAYALSNRPAEAIPHLAYFLAVNPGNLEARRKLGLLYSQTGNAAGAAEQFGIVVSQNPGDALMRNNYGFLLLRAGQTAEAEAQIREAIRLQSAMPEAHNNLGIVLNAQGRKAEAAVEFREAIRLRPDYADAKENLARATK is encoded by the coding sequence ATGAAAAAGAAGAAGATTTCCGCAGCCGCCAAGCCCGCCCCGTCCATTCCCCCCGGAAACCCGGTCGAGCTCTCTTCCTCCGCCGCCACGGCCACGGCGGTCCTCCCCCCCTCGCGCTTCAGCCCGACGCAGGTCGCCATCGGCCTGGCCCTCCTCACCTTCCTTGTCTACTTCCGCGCCATCTGCAACGGGTGGACGAACTTCGACGACAACGTCTACGTCACCGAGAACCCCGACACCCTCCGGGGGCTGACGTGGGAGAACATCGTCTGGGCCTTCAGCACCTGGCACGCCGCCTTCTGGCAGCCCCTCGTCTGGCTCTCCTACCAGGCCGAGGTCTCCCTCTTCGGGACCAACCCCCATTTCTACCACTTCACCAACGTCTTCTGGCACGTCCTCGACACCGTCCTCCTCTTCTTCCTCATCCGCACCCTCACCGGCACCCTCTGGCGGAGCGCCTTCGTCGCCGCCCTCTTCGCCCTCCACCCGCTCCACGTCGAGTCGGTCGCCTGGATCACCGAGCGGAAGGACGTCCTCAGCGCCGGCTTCTTCTTCGCCTCGATCCTCACCTACGCCCTCTACGCCCGGGCGAAGAAAGGGGAGCGGACCGGCCTCTACCTCGGCACCCTCGGCCTCTTCGTCCTCGGCCTCATGGCGAAGCCGATGCTCGTCACCTTCCCCCTCGTCCTCCTCCTCCTCGACTTCTGGCCGCTGAAGCGCCTCTCCCTCGCCTCCTTCCTCCTCGCCGTCGCCACCATCGTCGTCCCCGCCCTCGGCATCGGCATCGCCGTCACCTTCCCCCTCGACGCAGGCGGCATCCTCGGCCTGCCGCTGATCCCCCTCGGCCTCGCCATTCCCTTCTTCAACCGGAGCGTCCGCCGCCCCCTCCTCGACAAGGTCCCCTTCATCCTCCTCGCCACCGTCGCCGCCTTCGTCGCCGTCCACGCCGTCGCCGACTACAACGACCTCCGCCCCCTCTCCGCCTATCCCCTCGACATGCGGATCAAGAACTCGATCGAGAGCTACTGCGCCTACCTCGGCAACCTCTTCTGGCCCTCCGACCTCATCGCCTTCTACATCTACCCGACCGTCTTCCCCCTCTACGTCGTCCTCCCGGAGGCCCTCCTCCTGATCGGCATCACCGTCGTCGCCTTCCGCGAGGCGCTCCGGGAGCGCCGTCCCTGGCTCCTCGCCGGGTGGTTCTGGTTCCTCGGCACCCTCGTCCCCGTCATCGGCATCGTGAAGACCGGCTCCTTCGCCCGCGCCGACCGCTACACCTACATCCCCCTCGTCGGCCTCTTCATCATCGTCGCCTGGGGCCTCGCCGAAATCGCGGGGAGCGACGCCCGGCGGCGGAAGATCGCCGCGTGGGCGGCCTCGGCGATCGTCGCCCTCCTCTCCCTCCTCACCTTCGTCCAGATCGGGCAATGGGAGGGGACCATCCCCCTCTTCACCCGGATGATCGCCATCGGCGGGACCGAGAACGCCCTCGCCCAATACAACCTCGGCCTCGGCTACTACGACGCCCAGAAGCAGGAGCCGAACCCGGAGAAGGCCCGCCTCCTCCTCCAGCAGGCCGAGGGCCGCTTCCGCGAGGCCTTCCGCATCCGGCCCGACTACTGCCAGGCCCACAACAACCTCGGCATCGTCCTCATGCTCCTCGGCCGGAACGACGAGTCGTTCCAGAACTTCGAGATCGCCGCCCGCCTCGACCCGACCCACGTCCCCGCCCTCGACAATTTCGGCCACGGCCTCGTCGAGCGGGGCCGCTACGCCGAGGCCATCGCCGTCCTCAGCCGCGCCCTCGCCCTCGCCCCGAACGACACCCGGGCCCACTTCTCCATCGGGGACGCCTACGCCCTCAGCAACCGCCCCGCCGAGGCGATCCCCCACCTCGCCTACTTCCTCGCCGTCAACCCCGGCAACCTGGAGGCCCGCCGGAAACTCGGCCTCCTCTACTCCCAGACCGGGAATGCCGCCGGGGCGGCGGAGCAGTTCGGCATCGTCGTCTCCCAGAACCCCGGCGACGCCCTGATGCGGAACAACTACGGCTTCCTCCTCCTCCGCGCGGGCCAGACCGCCGAGGCCGAGGCCCAGATCCGCGAGGCCATCCGCCTCCAGTCGGCCATGCCCGAGGCCCACAACAACCTCGGCATCGTCCTGAACGCCCAGGGCCGGAAGGCCGAGGCGGCGGTCGAGTTCCGCGAGGCCATCCGCCTCCGCCCCGATTACGCCGACGCGAAGGAGAACCTCGCCCGGGCGACGAAATAA
- a CDS encoding ATP-binding protein — protein sequence MEQSRPLPFYSGVFWITPAILLFGTLTALLGGATVVQWLRHETFLLHIGPGNPILVLHFNSALCFFLGGLALIAFGIEWRRLALVLGGVTFALSGATLVEYFANVDLGIDQAVVRAYITSNFAHPGRMSEITSTNWFLLSLVIFIEALARPGGWRFVATCFLSSLVLANNGMALVGYWIGLPDSYTWGIFHRVTLQTAVCFCCLGFGFVLHTLRNVPMGGRKDARGLPLAAGLGVFTASLILWQVLLAGNRWQVLNDMDAVRTTLGAQMIEQIDSRVRALERMGKRVEVRPGGMTFGEWQTDALFYIEHERVFRGIARTRADGHVMWWVHDESGLEPKPGGTLGDPVFQKEAMDRAEGGGGTVASRIDQIGDATSGSRPIEGFVTWFPIYKNGRLDGFIAGCFDARQLLARIDVGNGLGKFSFRVREGDHVLYSRGDFDQEPYRQTFPLDYLNLGWQIDIEPGPLLLARENSHLAYLILILGLLFSGALSMAVSSYQKARRQTRAVRAIETILRESEERYRLLVSNVQDYAIYPLGPDGRIAGWNTGAERLHGYKADEVLGQDVYFFYPPDEIPRDRPDPIRTAREEGRNAEEGWRIRKDGTRFWANVTITALRNEAGEIFGFSKITRDLTKQKETTALLAQRNAALEIAMARVEEVSRLKSEFLSNMSHELRTPLNSVIGFSEFLRDQKPGPLNADQREYLDDVLKSAHYLLQLINDLLDLAKIEAGRMELLLESFSLRAHAEEVVSQMRPLLEKKGLHFVSRLEVETVVLDPKKIRQILNNLLSNAIKFTHAEGKIELAIVPAGENQIEIIVRDTGIGIKEEDFDRLFGEFQQLDSGVSRRYQGSGLGLALTKKLVTLHGGAIRVESVFSMGSTFIVTLPKHAVTSPSS from the coding sequence ATGGAACAGTCCCGTCCGCTGCCCTTTTACTCCGGGGTGTTCTGGATCACCCCGGCCATCCTCCTTTTCGGCACCCTCACGGCGTTGCTGGGAGGCGCCACCGTCGTCCAGTGGCTCCGCCACGAGACCTTCCTCCTCCATATCGGGCCGGGAAACCCGATCCTCGTCCTCCACTTCAACTCGGCCCTCTGCTTTTTCCTCGGCGGCCTCGCCCTGATCGCCTTCGGCATCGAGTGGCGCCGCCTCGCCCTGGTCCTCGGGGGCGTCACCTTCGCCCTCAGCGGGGCGACCCTCGTCGAATACTTCGCCAACGTCGACCTCGGCATCGACCAGGCCGTCGTCCGCGCCTACATCACCTCGAATTTCGCCCACCCCGGGCGGATGTCGGAGATCACCTCGACGAATTGGTTCCTCCTCAGCCTCGTCATCTTCATCGAGGCCCTCGCCCGGCCCGGCGGCTGGCGGTTCGTCGCCACCTGCTTCCTCTCCTCCCTCGTCCTCGCCAACAACGGCATGGCCCTCGTCGGCTACTGGATCGGCCTCCCCGACTCCTACACGTGGGGGATCTTCCACCGCGTCACCCTCCAGACCGCCGTCTGCTTCTGCTGCCTCGGCTTCGGCTTCGTCCTCCACACGCTGCGGAACGTCCCCATGGGAGGGCGGAAGGACGCCCGGGGGCTCCCCCTCGCGGCGGGGCTCGGCGTCTTCACCGCCTCCCTCATCCTGTGGCAGGTCCTCCTCGCGGGGAACCGGTGGCAGGTCTTGAACGACATGGACGCCGTCCGCACCACCCTCGGTGCGCAGATGATCGAGCAGATCGACTCCCGCGTCCGCGCCCTGGAGCGGATGGGCAAGCGGGTCGAGGTCCGGCCCGGCGGGATGACCTTCGGGGAGTGGCAGACCGACGCCCTCTTCTACATCGAGCATGAGCGGGTCTTCCGCGGCATCGCCCGGACCCGGGCCGACGGCCATGTGATGTGGTGGGTCCACGACGAGAGCGGCCTCGAGCCGAAACCCGGCGGCACCCTCGGCGACCCCGTCTTCCAGAAGGAGGCGATGGACCGCGCCGAGGGCGGCGGCGGCACCGTCGCCAGCCGGATCGACCAGATCGGCGACGCCACTTCGGGAAGCCGCCCGATCGAGGGTTTCGTCACCTGGTTCCCCATCTACAAGAACGGCCGGCTCGACGGCTTCATCGCGGGCTGCTTCGACGCCCGCCAGCTCCTCGCCCGGATCGACGTCGGCAACGGCCTCGGCAAGTTCTCCTTCCGGGTCCGCGAGGGGGACCACGTCCTCTACAGCCGGGGCGATTTCGACCAGGAACCCTACCGCCAGACCTTCCCCCTCGATTACCTCAACCTCGGCTGGCAGATCGACATCGAGCCCGGCCCGCTCCTCCTGGCCCGGGAGAACTCCCACCTCGCCTACCTCATCCTGATCCTCGGCCTCCTCTTCTCCGGGGCGCTGAGCATGGCCGTCTCCAGCTACCAGAAGGCGCGGAGGCAGACCCGGGCCGTCCGCGCCATCGAGACCATCCTGCGCGAAAGCGAGGAACGCTACCGTCTCCTGGTCTCGAACGTCCAGGATTACGCCATCTACCCCCTCGGCCCCGACGGCCGGATCGCGGGATGGAACACCGGTGCCGAGCGGCTCCACGGCTACAAGGCCGACGAGGTCCTCGGCCAGGACGTCTACTTCTTCTACCCGCCCGACGAGATCCCCCGGGACCGGCCCGATCCGATCCGCACCGCGCGCGAGGAGGGCCGCAACGCCGAGGAAGGCTGGCGGATCCGCAAGGACGGCACCCGCTTCTGGGCCAACGTCACCATCACCGCCCTGCGGAACGAGGCCGGGGAGATCTTCGGCTTTTCCAAGATCACGCGCGACCTCACCAAGCAGAAGGAAACCACGGCCCTCCTCGCCCAGCGGAACGCCGCCCTCGAGATCGCCATGGCCCGCGTCGAGGAAGTCAGCCGGCTGAAGAGCGAATTCCTCTCGAACATGTCCCACGAGCTGCGGACCCCCCTGAACAGCGTCATCGGCTTCTCCGAGTTCCTCCGGGACCAGAAACCGGGCCCCCTCAACGCCGACCAGCGGGAGTACCTCGACGACGTCCTGAAGAGCGCCCACTACCTCCTCCAGCTCATCAACGACCTCCTCGACCTCGCCAAGATCGAGGCCGGACGGATGGAACTCCTGCTGGAGAGCTTCTCCCTCCGCGCCCACGCCGAGGAGGTCGTCTCCCAGATGCGGCCCCTGCTGGAGAAAAAGGGCCTCCACTTCGTCTCCCGCCTCGAGGTCGAGACCGTCGTCCTCGACCCCAAGAAGATCCGCCAGATCCTCAACAACCTCCTCTCCAACGCGATCAAGTTCACCCACGCCGAGGGAAAGATCGAGCTCGCCATCGTCCCCGCCGGGGAGAACCAGATCGAGATCATCGTCCGGGACACCGGCATCGGCATCAAGGAAGAGGACTTCGACCGCCTCTTCGGCGAGTTCCAGCAGCTCGATTCGGGCGTTTCCCGCCGCTACCAGGGGAGCGGACTAGGGCTGGCGCTCACGAAAAAACTCGTTACACTCCATGGGGGGGCCATCCGGGTGGAAAGCGTCTTTTCGATGGGTAGCACCTTTATCGTCACCCTGCCAAAACACGCCGTCACCTCACCTTCCTCATGA
- a CDS encoding response regulator — MKILIVEDRELDAKLLRFVLEGSGHEVSRADRADEAMRMISGGLAPEAIVTDLDLPDADGVTLARCLGRHSATAHVPVIALTAHPDHFPLRSETRACFAAYVVKPFDTRTFASLITVACEQQRRFAEYSAVGLNS; from the coding sequence ATGAAGATCCTTATCGTCGAAGACCGGGAATTGGACGCCAAGCTTCTCCGCTTCGTTCTCGAGGGGAGCGGGCACGAGGTCTCCCGTGCCGATCGGGCCGACGAGGCGATGCGGATGATCTCGGGCGGCCTCGCTCCCGAGGCCATCGTCACCGACCTCGATCTCCCCGACGCCGACGGCGTCACGCTGGCCCGGTGCCTCGGCAGGCACTCCGCGACGGCCCATGTCCCCGTCATCGCCCTGACCGCCCATCCCGACCATTTCCCCCTGCGGAGCGAGACCCGCGCCTGCTTCGCGGCCTATGTCGTGAAGCCGTTCGATACCCGCACCTTCGCCAGCCTGATCACCGTCGCCTGCGAGCAGCAGCGGCGGTTCGCCGAATATTCGGCGGTCGGCCTGAATTCGTAA
- a CDS encoding fumarate hydratase, whose amino-acid sequence MPSLRESLIELIRRTSTEVPDDVNRVLVRSLEEEEKQTTAEYALQIIQKNIELAKNKSQPLCQDTGAVIFYVHIPVGFREKTFVDEARLAVTEATKKGYLRQNSVDSLTGKNDGTNVGPGAPYFYIHQWGRPEIEVKLVLKGGGCENVGAQYSLPDERIDANRDLDGCRKAILDAVIQAQGKGCGPGVLGVTIGGDRSTGYALSKEQFLRKLDDANPEPKLAALEAEIVETANRLGIGPMGFGGKTTLLGCKIATANRVPASYFVSVSYMCWAFRRQGVILNPDGTNIEEWLY is encoded by the coding sequence ATGCCCTCGCTCCGCGAATCCCTGATCGAACTCATCCGGCGCACCTCCACCGAGGTCCCCGACGACGTCAACCGCGTCCTCGTCCGCTCCCTCGAGGAAGAGGAAAAGCAGACCACCGCCGAGTACGCCCTCCAGATCATCCAGAAGAACATCGAGCTGGCGAAGAACAAGTCCCAGCCCCTCTGCCAGGACACCGGCGCCGTCATCTTCTACGTCCACATCCCCGTCGGCTTCCGCGAGAAGACCTTCGTCGACGAGGCCCGCCTCGCCGTCACCGAGGCGACGAAAAAGGGCTACCTCCGGCAGAACTCGGTCGACTCCCTCACCGGGAAGAACGACGGCACCAACGTCGGCCCCGGCGCCCCCTACTTCTACATCCACCAGTGGGGCCGCCCCGAGATCGAGGTGAAGCTCGTCCTCAAGGGCGGCGGCTGCGAGAACGTCGGCGCGCAATACTCCCTCCCCGACGAGCGGATCGACGCCAACCGCGACCTCGACGGCTGCCGCAAGGCGATCCTCGACGCCGTCATCCAGGCCCAGGGCAAGGGCTGCGGCCCCGGCGTCCTCGGCGTCACCATCGGGGGCGACCGCTCCACCGGCTACGCCCTCAGCAAGGAGCAGTTCCTCCGCAAGCTCGACGACGCGAACCCCGAGCCGAAGCTCGCCGCCCTCGAGGCGGAAATCGTCGAGACCGCGAACCGCCTCGGCATCGGGCCGATGGGCTTCGGCGGGAAGACAACCCTCCTCGGCTGCAAGATCGCCACCGCGAACCGCGTCCCCGCCTCCTACTTCGTCAGCGTCAGCTACATGTGCTGGGCCTTCCGCCGCCAGGGCGTGATCCTGAACCCGGACGGAACGAACATCGAGGAGTGGCTCTATTAA
- a CDS encoding transglutaminase-like domain-containing protein, producing the protein MKPAPRRIPDLGTPPSSSPSPGQGGPGGPNAAILKLLGDDDTSMVHLVMEQLLADSKTALPRIETLLHEADAADASGQAAKELRRALRELRGQERFEALRLRCARIVTLEEFEEFCWHVALCGNPADPTATVDTARSRLDAWAAQVREQLRPQTKAASPLSQLEALRTILAEEGGLRGNADNYYDPKNSFLDRVILSGRGIPISLTAVYLLVGRRAGILVEPIGMPGHFLARIGTLYLDPFHEGLAVDGEALREMVRRSASAADAPEEARHALRALAHPMPLALMARRMVVNLVNIYEEREEEAATEARWRQVLRWIEEGIDPSLRSQEHDRPGSRGHLDEDGNQTESENDSDDDDGDDKEEGDML; encoded by the coding sequence ATGAAACCGGCCCCCCGCCGCATCCCCGACCTGGGCACGCCCCCCTCTTCCTCTCCCTCGCCCGGCCAGGGAGGGCCGGGGGGACCGAATGCCGCGATCCTGAAGCTCCTGGGGGACGACGACACCTCGATGGTCCACCTCGTGATGGAGCAGCTCCTCGCCGACAGCAAGACGGCGCTCCCCCGGATCGAGACGCTCCTCCACGAGGCCGATGCCGCCGACGCCTCGGGGCAGGCGGCGAAGGAACTGCGCCGCGCCCTGCGCGAGCTGCGCGGGCAGGAACGCTTCGAGGCGCTCCGGCTCCGCTGCGCCCGGATCGTGACGCTGGAGGAGTTCGAGGAGTTCTGCTGGCACGTCGCCCTCTGCGGCAATCCCGCCGACCCGACGGCGACGGTCGACACCGCCCGCTCCCGCCTCGACGCCTGGGCCGCCCAGGTCCGCGAGCAATTGCGGCCGCAGACGAAGGCCGCCTCGCCCCTCTCCCAGCTGGAGGCCCTCCGCACCATCCTCGCGGAGGAGGGGGGGCTGCGCGGGAACGCCGACAATTATTACGACCCGAAGAACAGCTTCCTCGACCGGGTGATCCTCTCGGGCCGGGGGATCCCGATCTCGCTGACCGCCGTCTACCTGCTCGTCGGCCGCCGCGCGGGGATCCTCGTGGAGCCGATCGGGATGCCGGGCCATTTCCTCGCCCGGATCGGGACGCTCTACCTCGATCCCTTCCACGAGGGCCTCGCCGTCGACGGGGAAGCCCTCCGGGAGATGGTCCGCCGGAGCGCCTCGGCCGCCGACGCCCCGGAGGAGGCCCGCCATGCCCTCCGCGCCCTCGCCCACCCGATGCCCCTCGCCCTCATGGCGCGGCGGATGGTGGTGAACCTTGTGAACATCTACGAGGAGCGCGAGGAAGAAGCGGCGACCGAGGCCCGCTGGCGGCAGGTCCTCCGCTGGATCGAGGAGGGGATCGATCCCTCCCTGCGGAGCCAGGAACACGACCGGCCCGGCAGCCGCGGCCACCTCGACGAGGACGGGAACCAGACGGAGAGCGAGAACGATTCCGACGACGACGACGGCGATGATAAGGAAGAAGGGGACATGCTATGA
- a CDS encoding tetratricopeptide repeat protein — MTPPDSGLPVGSDRPSPPLWAFVLGLAALTFVAYLRALGCGFTNFDDDLYVTANPRVLAGLSLDGIGWAFGGWYGGFWQPLVWISYMLNVARDAAGHLDPFPFHLTNVLLHVGNTVLLFLLLRSLTKGKALWRSALVAALFALHPLHVESVAWIAERKDVLSTFFWFAAMWAYTAYARAGRRRWHWYGLTALLFALGLMAKPMLVTFPFVLLLLDFWPLNRLPLDLRVLGRRIAEKLPFLLLSIAAAALAFQAVAAYGEVRADVPFGDRLANALLSYAGYLRKALWPDDLIAFYLLPSTFPVWGVLGSFFLLAAITGLVLSPPLLRGRPWLAVGWLWFLGTLVPVIGIVKSGYYAMADRYTYVPLVGLFVIAAWELAAFARLSSRSRWQHLVAVVAASLLLPLLLALSVIQIGQWQSSVTLFTRMLEVGPDHSLAHFNLATGLLEQGDLAGAEYHFRRCLALRPDYADARNLLAQTLLRLGRPEPALREAQIASRLAPRNFDTHHTVAVALNALGRRDEAIVEFRNATLLAPGYPAPHRNLALLLRQAGRTAEARAEFEAALRIDPRDEGSRRALQEMALPLPPSSPKPDSKPPTVHR; from the coding sequence GTGACGCCGCCTGATTCCGGCCTTCCCGTCGGTTCGGATCGCCCCTCCCCTCCCCTCTGGGCCTTCGTCCTCGGGCTGGCGGCGCTGACCTTCGTCGCCTACCTCCGCGCCCTCGGCTGCGGCTTCACGAACTTCGACGACGACCTCTACGTCACCGCGAACCCGCGCGTCCTCGCGGGGCTCAGCCTCGACGGGATCGGCTGGGCCTTCGGCGGCTGGTACGGCGGCTTCTGGCAGCCGCTGGTCTGGATCTCGTACATGCTCAACGTCGCCCGGGACGCCGCCGGGCATCTCGACCCGTTCCCCTTCCACCTCACCAACGTCCTCCTCCACGTCGGGAACACCGTCCTCCTCTTTCTTCTCCTCCGCTCCCTAACGAAGGGGAAGGCACTGTGGCGGAGCGCCCTCGTCGCCGCCCTCTTCGCCCTCCACCCGCTCCACGTCGAGTCGGTCGCCTGGATCGCCGAGCGGAAGGATGTCCTCAGCACCTTCTTCTGGTTCGCCGCGATGTGGGCCTACACCGCCTATGCCCGGGCGGGGCGGCGGCGCTGGCACTGGTACGGCCTCACCGCCCTCCTCTTCGCCCTCGGCCTCATGGCGAAGCCGATGCTCGTCACCTTCCCCTTCGTCCTCCTCCTCCTCGATTTCTGGCCGTTGAACCGGCTGCCGCTCGACCTCCGCGTCCTCGGCCGCCGCATCGCCGAGAAGCTCCCGTTCCTCCTCCTTTCAATCGCCGCCGCCGCCCTCGCCTTCCAGGCCGTCGCCGCCTACGGCGAGGTCCGGGCCGACGTCCCCTTCGGCGACCGCCTCGCCAACGCCCTCCTCAGCTACGCGGGCTACCTGCGGAAGGCCCTCTGGCCCGACGACCTCATCGCCTTCTACCTCCTCCCCTCGACCTTCCCCGTCTGGGGCGTCCTCGGCTCCTTCTTCCTCCTCGCCGCGATCACCGGCCTCGTCCTCTCCCCGCCCCTGCTCCGGGGCCGCCCGTGGCTCGCCGTCGGATGGCTCTGGTTCCTCGGCACCCTCGTCCCCGTCATCGGCATCGTGAAGAGCGGCTACTACGCCATGGCGGACCGGTACACCTACGTCCCCCTCGTCGGCCTCTTCGTCATCGCCGCGTGGGAGCTGGCCGCCTTCGCCCGGCTCTCCTCCCGCTCCCGGTGGCAGCACCTCGTCGCCGTCGTCGCCGCCTCCCTGCTCCTTCCTCTCCTCCTCGCCCTCTCGGTCATCCAGATCGGGCAATGGCAGAGCAGCGTCACCCTCTTCACCCGGATGCTGGAGGTGGGGCCGGACCACTCCCTCGCCCACTTCAACCTCGCCACCGGCCTCCTCGAGCAGGGCGACCTCGCCGGGGCCGAGTACCACTTCCGCCGCTGCCTCGCCCTGCGGCCCGACTACGCCGACGCCCGCAACCTCCTCGCCCAGACCCTCCTCCGGCTGGGACGGCCCGAGCCCGCCCTCCGCGAGGCCCAGATCGCCAGCCGCCTCGCCCCGCGGAACTTCGACACCCACCACACCGTCGCCGTGGCGCTGAACGCCCTGGGCCGCCGCGACGAGGCGATCGTCGAATTCCGCAACGCGACCCTCCTCGCCCCCGGCTACCCGGCCCCCCACCGGAACCTCGCCCTCCTCCTCCGCCAGGCGGGCCGGACCGCCGAGGCCCGCGCCGAGTTCGAGGCCGCCCTCCGCATCGACCCCCGCGACGAAGGCTCCCGCCGCGCCCTGCAGGAGATGGCGTTGCCATTGCCCCCCTCTTCGCCTAAGCCAGATTCCAAGCCCCCGACCGTCCACCGATGA
- a CDS encoding response regulator transcription factor: MSEPIPVLIVDDLEPNRKLLKVLLKAEGYPVLEAENGTQALELLRSTPGPLVGLIDWEMPGPTGVEVCAEIKKEKDKLPPRFLILLTVRDARQDIVTGLKSGVNDYVTKPFDQSELLARIAIGMEMVTLQTTLAQRVDELQHAMAEIKQLNGLVPICSYCKKIRDDKNYWHQLERYISSKTDAKFSHGICPDCYETVVKKELEEMEKGEF, from the coding sequence ATGTCCGAACCCATCCCCGTCCTCATCGTCGATGACCTCGAACCGAACCGGAAACTCCTCAAAGTCCTCCTCAAGGCCGAGGGCTACCCCGTCCTCGAGGCCGAGAACGGCACCCAGGCCCTCGAACTCCTCCGCTCCACCCCCGGTCCCCTCGTCGGCCTCATCGACTGGGAGATGCCCGGGCCGACCGGCGTCGAAGTCTGCGCCGAGATCAAGAAGGAGAAAGACAAGCTCCCCCCCCGCTTCCTCATCCTCCTCACCGTCCGCGACGCCCGGCAAGACATCGTCACCGGCCTGAAATCGGGCGTGAACGATTACGTCACGAAGCCCTTCGACCAGTCGGAGCTCCTCGCCCGCATCGCCATCGGCATGGAGATGGTCACCCTCCAGACCACCCTCGCCCAGCGCGTCGACGAGCTCCAGCACGCCATGGCCGAGATCAAGCAGCTCAACGGCCTCGTCCCCATCTGCTCCTACTGCAAGAAAATCCGCGACGACAAGAACTACTGGCACCAGCTGGAACGCTACATCTCGAGCAAGACCGACGCGAAGTTCAGCCACGGCATCTGCCCCGACTGCTACGAGACCGTCGTGAAGAAGGAACTCGAAGAGATGGAGAAGGGCGAGTTCTAA